Proteins encoded by one window of Cannabis sativa cultivar Pink pepper isolate KNU-18-1 chromosome 4, ASM2916894v1, whole genome shotgun sequence:
- the LOC115715261 gene encoding uncharacterized protein LOC115715261, producing MPQKMSSSTVTPCSRSWSISEDSLKRYVHFASESCIQELLSASDSNRVVGINGATGSDGWKVLTVENGVEISKRRSGSLHAFRSRWLLKSLSPQQFITVANAIDAAKQWDSDLVEAKYIKDLEENLSIIRLRFGDSAKPLFRNREFIVYERRETMEDGTVVVAVASLPKEIAAGLQPKQNNAIRGLLLQSGWVVEQLEGDDSCMVTYVVQLDPAGWLPKCFVNRLNNKLVMIIENLRKLAQATLPN from the exons ATGCCACAAAAGATGAGCAGTAGTACCGTAACACCTTGCAGCCGATCATG GTCCATAAGTGAGGACTCGTTGAAAAGATACGTTCACTTTGCGAGTGAGAGCTGCATACAAGAGTTGCTTTCTGCTTCCGACTCGAACAGAGTTGTCGGGATCAATGGCGCCACTGGCAGCGATGGATGGAAGGTTCTTACGGTCGAGAATGGAGTTGAGATATCTAAGCGCCGGTCTGGATCTCTTCATGCCTTTCGCAGCCGTTGGCTGCTTAAATCTCTTTCACCTCAGCAGTTCATCACTGTTGCAAACGCCATTGATGCTGCAAAG CAATGGGACTCTGACTTGGTAGAAGCCAAGTACATTAAGGACCTGGAAGAAAACTTAAGCATAATTCGTCTCAGGTTTGGTGATAGTGCTAAGCCACTGTTTAGAAACAGAGAATTCATTGTGTACGAACGACGTGAAACCATGGAAGATGGCACCGTG GTGGTGGCAGTTGCGTCGCTGCCGAAGGAGATAGCGGCAGGGTTGCAACCAAAGCAAAACAATGCAATCAGGGGACTGTTGCTGCAGTCAGGGTGGGTTGTGGAGCAGCTTGAAGGTGATGACTCTTGCATGGTCACCTATGTTGTACAG CTAGATCCAGCAGGATGGCTTCCCAAGTGCTTTGTCAATCGGTTAAACAACAAACTGGTTATGATAATTGAGAATCTTAGGAAATTGGCACAAGCTACTCTGCCCAATTAA